The following proteins are encoded in a genomic region of Asterias amurensis chromosome 5, ASM3211899v1:
- the LOC139937832 gene encoding NADPH oxidase 5-like, with product MIGAGIGVTPYASILQSIMYRHRNILHECPNCNHSWVDLESQKRALRVKKVDFIWLNRNYMAFEWFVDLLLHMENQQSEYSLDRFLDIHLFMTGMKRFDLKNIGLQMALDLVHEKEERDILTGLRTKLQAGRPDWKKLFTKIKSEKKGKVSVYFCGAAALGSVIKQHCDTFGFKFHKESF from the exons ATGATCGGAGCAGGAATTGGTGTCACTCCCTACGCGTCCATTCTCCAATCCATCATGTACAGACATCGTAACATCCTCCACGAGTGCCCGAACTGCAACCACTCCTGGGTGGATCTGGAGAGCCAGAAGCGCGCCCTCAGGGTCAAAAAG GTTGATTTCATATGGTTGAACCGTAACTACATGGCCTTTGAATGGTTCGTTGACCTACTCTTGCATATGGAGAATCAACAGAGTGAATACTCACTGGATCGGTTCCTAGACATCCACCTCTTCATGACCGGTATGAAGCGATTTGACCTGAAGAATATTGGCCTCCAGATGGCGCTAGACTTGGTCCATGAGAAGGAAGAACGCGATATACTGACGGGACTCCGGACCAAACTGCAGGCGGGGAGACCTGACTGGAAAAAG CTATTTACAAAGATCAAGTCTGAGAAAAAAGGAAAGGTTTCGGTGTACTTTTGCGGAGCGGCAGCTCTAGGATCGGTCATCAAACAACACTGTGATACGTTTGGCTTCAAATTCCACAAAGAGAGCTTCTAG